A single region of the Kryptolebias marmoratus isolate JLee-2015 linkage group LG10, ASM164957v2, whole genome shotgun sequence genome encodes:
- the xgb gene encoding x globin isoform X2: protein MGCAISGLATKSEFAQKDREDAAAHPSDEHIQMIKDSWKVIRDDIAKVGIIMFVRLFETHPECKDVFFLFRDVEDLERLRTNRELRAHGLRVMSFIEKSVARLDQPERLEALAMELGKSHYHYNAPPKYYSYVGAEFICAVRPILKERWTAELEEAWKVEAAPVSLWT from the exons atgGGCTGCGCTATATCAGGTCTGGCCACAAAATCGGAGTTTGCACAGAAGGACAGAGAGGATGCTGCTGCGCATCCCAGCGACGAGCACATCCAGATGATTAAAGATTCCTGGAAAGTTATCCGGGATGACATAGCCAAAGTTGGGATTATTATGTTTGTCAG GTTGTTTGAGACCCATCCCGAGTGCAAGGACGTCTTCTTCCTGTTCCGAGACGTGGAGGACCTGGAGAGGCTGAGGACGAACCGGGAGCTCAGGGCCCACGGCCTGCG GGTGATGTCTTTTATTGAGAAAAGTGTGGCCAGGCTGGATCAGCCGGAGAGACTGGAAGCTCTGGCCATGGAGCTGGGGAAGAGCCATTACCATTACAACGCCCCGCCCAAGTACTACAGC TACGTGGGAGCAGAGTTCATCTGCGCCGTGCGGCCCATCCTGAAGGAGAGGTGGACCGCTGAGCTGGAggaggcctggaag GTGGAAGCTGCTCCAGTGTCTCTGTGGACTTGA